One window of the Manihot esculenta cultivar AM560-2 chromosome 14, M.esculenta_v8, whole genome shotgun sequence genome contains the following:
- the LOC110600226 gene encoding receptor-like protein 1, translating to MNLSVLDISENFFQGYITPEIGTYMPRLIYVNMSGNGFSGSIPSSLGNMSLLEYLDLSNNRLSGNIPEDLTIGCVSLIELILSNNSLQGQIFSETSNLRFLYELQLDGNQFTGSIPHSLSDSSFLRVLDLSMNNISGSLPSNFCSSNIQEIYLSRNGLQGSLEDAFYGCSELIVLDLGHNHMTGSIPSSIGKFSQLSYLILGHNYIDGEIPVQLCNLTQLSLLDLSHNHLFGPILPCLRSTSKTYRQQEGSYPAYAPPVSTDEPLEFTTKSTSYSYQGRMLSYISGIDLSCNHLTGQIPIEIGYLNEIHVLNLSHNSLTGKIPASFFNLRQIESLDLSYNNLEGNIPPQLTKLTFLEVFNVSYNNLSGRTLDKVAQFGTFDESSYRGNPFLCGWPLPRDCTEMVSPPSKSRTSIENEESNGFMDMGVFYISFGVAYSVVLLTIAAVLYINPYWRRVWFYFIEVSIENCYYFIIDNLVVLSKFRFCSLRR from the exons ATGAATTTGTCAGTGTTGGATATCTCAGAGAATTTCTTCCAAGGCTACATCACACCAGAGATAGGAACATATATGCCAAGATTGATATATGTAAACATGTCGGGAAATGGTTTCAGTGGTAGCATTCCTTCTTCACTTGGAAATATGAGCTTGTTGGAATATTTAGATTTATCCAACAATAGATTGTCAGGTAATATACCAGAGGACTTAACCATTGGTTGTGTCTCATTGATAGAACTCATACTTTCAAACAACAGTTTGCAAGGCCAAATATTTTCTGAAACCTCTAACTTAAGGTTTCTGTATGAGTTACAATTGGATGGCAATCAATTCACTGGCAGCATTCCACATAGCTTGTCTGACAGCTCCTTTTTACGAGTG TTGGATCTTTCAATGAATAATATCTCAGGAAGTCTACCATCCAACTTTTGCTCTTCAAATATACAGGAGATTTATTTGTCAAGAAATGGGCTACAAGGGTCATTGGAGGATGCATTTTATGGTTGCTCTGAGTTAATTGTGTTAGATTTGGGCCATAATCATATGACTGGAAGCATTCCATCTTCGATTGGAAAATTTTCTCAATTGAGCTACCTAATCTTGGGGCATAACTATATTGATGGGGAAATCCCAGTTCAATTGTGCAACTTGACTCAATTAAGTTTGCTTGATCTTTCTCATAATCATCTTTTTGGTCCTATTCTCCCTTGCCTAAGATCTACAAGCAAAACATATAGGCAGCAAGAAGGTTCATATCCTGCTTATGCTCCTCCTGTTTCTACTGATGAACCTTTGGAATTCACAACAAAGAGTACATCCTATTCTTACCAAGGAAGAATGCTATCTTACATCTCTGGAATTGATCTCTCGTGCAACCATTTGACAGGCCAAATTCCTATTGAAATTGGGTACCTCAATGAGATCCATGTACTAAATTTGTCTCACAACAGTTTGACAGGAAAAATCCCAGCATCATTTTTCAACTTGCGCCAAATTGAGAGCTTAGATCTGTCATACAACAACTTGGAAGGGAACATCCCTCCTCAGCTTACTAAGTTAACTTTTTTGGAAGTTTTCAATGTgtcatataataatttatctggCAGGACACTTGACAAGGTTGCACAATTTGGGACATTTGATGAAAGCAGTTATCGAGGAAATCCTTTTCTCTGTGGATGGCCACTGCCAAGAGATTGTACTGAAATGGTATCACCTCCATCAAAATCAAGAACTTCAATTGAGAATGAAGAAAGCAATGGCTTCATGGACATGGGTGTTTTCTACATAAGTTTTGGGGTAGCTTACAGTGTGGTGTTGTTGACAATAGCTGCAGTTCTATACATAAATCCGTACTGGCGACGAGTATGGTTTTACTTCATTGAGGTGAGTATAGAGAATtgctattattttataatagacAATCTTGTAGTTTTATCCAAATTTAGATTTTGTAGCTTACGCAGATGA
- the LOC122721788 gene encoding receptor-like protein 15 — MTGSIPSCHNLRVMDISYNHLSGKIPNWIRNMSSLQILDLSQNNISGSLPSNFCPRDLTEVHLSKNMLQGLLKDSFYNCPSLVVLDLSHNNLIGRIPKWIGEIPLGYILLSHNHFEGEIPIQLCKLDKLSLIDLSYNNLSGHIPHCLRCSSNYWYRQQEALLDPPTTALAPSVAYSPDVQPEQPVEFTTKNSSYFYQPSILHYFSGIDLSCNNLTGEIPPELGKLDMIKVLNLSHNKLIGAIPPTFSNLRQIESLDLSYNNLQGKIPSQLTQLYSLAVFNVAHNNLSGKTPERVAQFATFDQSSYEGNPLLCGLPLPKSCNNTSPSPPVTPTEEKEDNGFMDMGVFYVSFVVSYIMVLLAIAAVLYINPYWRRRWFYFIETSLTNCYYFLVDNIPLLSKLGVS; from the coding sequence ATGACTGGAAGCATTCCATCATGCCACAATTTGAGAGTAATGGACATCAGTTACAATCACCTCTCTGGTAAGATTCCGAATTGGATCAGGAATATGTCTTCTCTTCAAATTTTGGATCTTTCACAGAACAACATTTCTGGAAGTTTACCATCCAATTTCTGTCCAAGAGATTTAACAGAAGTCCATTTGTCTAAAAATATGCTGCAAGGATTGTTAAAGGATTCATTCTATAATTGCCCTTCATTGGTGGTGTTAGATCTTAGCCATAATAATTTGATAGGAAGGATACCAAAATGGATTGGAGAGATTCCATTGGGCTATATTCTCTTGAGTCATAATCATTTTGAAGGTGAAATCCCAATTCAGCTATGCAAGTTGGATAAGTTAAGCTTGATTGATCTTTCTTATAACAATCTTTCTGGTCATATTCCTCATTGCCTAAGATGCAGCAGTAATTATTGGTATAGGCAACAAGAAGCTTTACTCGATCCTCCTACCACTGCTTTAGCTCCAAGTGTTGCTTATTCTCCTGACGTACAACCCGAACAGCCAGTAGAGTTTACAACCAAGAACTCTTCTTATTTTTACCAACCAAGCATCCTTCACTATTTCTCTGGAATTGATCTCTCTTGTAACAATTTGACTGGTGAGATTCCTCCTGAATTAGGAAAGCTCGACATGATCAAGGTATTAAATCTTTCCCACAACAAGTTGATTGGAGCAATCCCACCCACATTTTCAAACCTAAGGCAAATTGAGAGCTTGGATCTTTCTTATAACAATTTGCAAGGGAAAATTCCTTCTCAACTTACTCAGCTATATTCTCTAGCTGTATTCAATGTAGCACACAACAATCTATCTGGCAAAACACCTGAGAGGGTTGCACAATTTGCAACATTTGACCAGAGTAGCTACGAGGGAAATCCTTTGTTGTGTGGACTGCCACTGCCGAAGAGTTGCAACAACACATCTCCATCACCACCAGTAACTCCaacagaagaaaaagaagataacGGCTTCATGGatatgggtgttttctatgtgaGCTTTGTGGTGTCGTACATCATGGTGTTGCTAGCAATAGCAGCAGTTCtatacataaacccatactgGCGACGAAGATGGTTTTACTTCATAGAAACGAGCCTTACCAATTGCTATTATTTTCTGGTGGACAATATTCCTCTACTGTCCAAATTGGGAGTATCATAG
- the LOC122721682 gene encoding receptor-like protein 13: MKGRINIEGGEELLNMSNLEFLDMSMNYLENDVLSSLKGLSSLKGLSSLKTLWMSYNQLKGPFDLKELDTMSNLKELSLDGNNITKFIGSRGMKNLRALYLITIKGSSMLLQSLGAFTNLKTLYMSGSDLKGTRFVQYSNLTNLRKLYLDGSYVDGNFLQSLEALPSLKILSMRNCGFSGIIPVNQDSNLTNLRELYLDYSSVDENLLQYLKALSSLETLSMQGCGFSGIITMNQGICKLKHLQILDISYNDLSGNLPLCLANLTSLRQLDLSFNHFIGNISSSPLEGLTNLEYLSVSGNLFQIPISLSSFFNHSKLKYMESRGNKIFAETDDQYLNSRFQLERLVLSSGGYCGAFPKFLYHQHNLQFVDLSHNQMREGFPSWLLQNNTKLEELYLINNSLSGPLKLPIHSHMNLSLLDISDNFFQGYITPEIGTYLPKLSHLNMLGNGFSGSIPSSFGNMSLLRYLDLSNNRLSGTIPEDLTIGCVSLRELILSNNSLQGQIFSEISNLRFLYELQLDGNQFTGSIPHSLSNSSFLQVLDLRHNNLYGRIPRWPGNMYFLRVLDLSMNNISGSLPSNLFSSNIREIYLSRNELQ, translated from the exons ATGAAAGGAAGAATTAATATTGAAG GTGGTGAAGAATTATTAAATATGAGCAATCTAGAATTTCTAGACATGAGTATGAATTACCTTGAAAATGATGTTTTATCATCTCTCAAGGGTCTCTCATCTCTCAAGGGTCTCTCATCTCTAAAAACTCTGTGGATGAGTTATAATCAATTGAAAGGACCTTTTGATTTAAAAg AATTGGATACCATGAGTAATTTGAAGGAGCTGAGTTTGGATGGAAACAACATTACAAAGTTTATCGGTTCAAGAg GAATGAAAAATTTGAGAGCCCTTTATCTAATCACTATAAAAGGAAGCAGCATGCTGTTACAATCATTGGGAGCATTCACCAATCTCAAGACCTTATATATGAGCGGAAGTGATTTAAAAGGGACAAGATTTGTTCAat ATTCTAATCTCACCAATTTGAGAAAGTTATATCTAGATGGCTCTTATGTGGATGGAAACTTCCTCCAAAGTCTTGAAGCACTTCCTTcacttaaaatattatcaatgcGAAACTGTGGATTTAGTGGCATCATACCTGTGAACCAAG ATTCTAATCTCACCAATTTGAGAGAGTTATATCTAGACTACTCTTCGGTGGATGAAAACTTACTCCAGTATCTTAAAGCACTTTCTTCTCTCGAAACATTGTCAATGCAGGGCTGTGGATTTAGTGGTATCATAACTATGAACCAAG GTATTTGCAAATTGAAGCATCTCCAAATACTAGACATTAGCTACAACGATCTCAGTGGTAACTTACCTCTGTGTCTAGCAAATTTGACTTCTCTTCGACAATTAGACCTCTCTTTCAATCATTTCATTGGAAACATCTCTTCATCTCCACTTGAGGGTTTAACAAATCTCGAATATCTATCAGTTTCAGGCAATCTTTTTCAAATCCCAATCTCATTAAGTTCATTTTTcaaccattcaaaactcaagtacATGGAAAGTAGGGGTAACAAAATATTTGCAGAAACAGATGATCAGTACTTGAACTCAAGATTTCAATTGGAGAGGCTTGTATTATCTAGTGGTGGATATTGTGGAGCATTCCCCAAATTCCTTTATCACCAGCATAACCTACAATTTGTTGATCTATCACACAATCAAATGAGAGAAGGGTTTCCATCTTGGTTGTTGCAGAATAACACAAAATTGGAAGAACTTTACTTAATCAACAATTCTTTATCAGGGCCTTTGAAATTACCAATTCATTCCCATATGAATTTGTCATTGTTGGATATCTCAGACAATTTCTTTCAAGGCTACATCACACCAGAGATAGGAACATATCTGCCAAAATTGTCACATTTAAACATGTTGGGAAATGGTTTCAGTGGTAGCATTCCTTCTTCATTTGGAAATATGAGCTTGTTGAGATATTTAGACTTATCCAACAATAGATTGTCAGGTACTATACCAGAGGACTTAACCATTGGTTGTGTCTCATTGCGAGAACTCATACTTTCAAACAACAGTTTGCAAGGCCAAATATTTTCTGAAATCTCTAACTTAAGGTTTCTGTATGAGTTACAATTGGATGGCAATCAATTCACTGGCAGCATTCCACATAGCTTGTCTAACAGCTCCTTTTTACAAGTGTTGGATCTTAGACATAACAACTTATATGGTAGGATCCCAAGGTGGCCGGGGAACATGTACTTTCTTCGCGTTTTGGATCTTTCAATGAATAATATCTCTGGAAGTCTACCATCTAACTTGTTCTCTTCAAATATAAGAGAAATTTATTTGTCTAGAAATGAGCTACAATGA